The Sulfolobus acidocaldarius DSM 639 genome has a window encoding:
- a CDS encoding pirin family protein, translating to MKRGVSGLIKGKSTMDGAGVKLYRVFGGMHTVEYTDPFLLLDFFGSSNPSDYLAGFPWHPHRGIETVTLLYKGKVEHQDSEGNKGVIYPGQSQWMTAGSGIFHQEMPRPLEGTEIARYNQKPEDMYGLQLWVNLPSNMKMSDPVYRDVKQLPKERFDFGEVQILSGKFMGIDGPVRVKSPVDPTYLDVLLDGEVKIPVKNGYTVLVYVVDGKIKTVNTPYIDSGNLIIFDREGDEVDLSGNGRFILISGRPLNEPVYWYGPIVMNSEEQILEALNDLRNGTFVRKKEPLHEDF from the coding sequence ATGAAAAGAGGAGTCTCAGGATTAATAAAAGGAAAGTCCACAATGGACGGTGCCGGGGTAAAGTTATACAGAGTATTTGGGGGTATGCATACAGTTGAGTATACAGATCCATTTCTGTTGCTAGACTTCTTCGGATCATCTAATCCTTCAGATTATCTTGCAGGATTTCCATGGCATCCTCATAGAGGTATAGAGACTGTAACTTTGCTTTATAAAGGAAAGGTAGAACATCAGGACAGTGAGGGGAATAAAGGTGTGATTTATCCTGGGCAGTCTCAGTGGATGACAGCGGGAAGTGGAATTTTCCATCAGGAAATGCCCAGACCATTAGAGGGTACGGAAATAGCTAGGTATAATCAAAAACCTGAGGACATGTATGGTCTACAGTTATGGGTGAATTTGCCATCTAATATGAAGATGTCAGATCCCGTATACAGAGATGTTAAACAGTTACCGAAAGAGAGGTTTGACTTTGGAGAGGTTCAGATATTATCAGGTAAGTTTATGGGCATTGATGGTCCTGTCAGGGTTAAAAGTCCAGTTGACCCAACATATTTAGACGTGTTATTGGACGGGGAAGTTAAAATACCTGTAAAGAACGGCTATACAGTGTTAGTTTATGTGGTTGATGGGAAGATAAAGACCGTAAACACTCCCTATATTGACTCTGGAAACTTAATCATTTTCGATAGAGAGGGAGACGAGGTCGATCTCTCGGGAAATGGTAGATTCATATTAATCTCAGGTAGACCTTTAAATGAGCCTGTGTACTGGTATGGACCTATTGTTATGAATAGTGAAGAACAAATTTTAGAAGCTTTAAATGATCTGAGGAATGGGACTTTTGTAAGGAAGAAAGAGCCTTTACATGAAGACTTTTGA
- a CDS encoding 4-hydroxyphenylacetate 3-hydroxylase family protein translates to MIRRGEEYIKSLKEGNHGEVYYNGEKVEDIVNHHAFKIPIKTVAKYYDLHWEDEALRVYNRDVGEDTSISFFRPRSKEDLKKMRVGLNRIYDNYYGFFGRSPDYLNIWSMVFYAHAEDYFGKVFGSKIMENVINIYKEATKKDLFYTHAIVAPMYDRSRPPSQWEDPYIQIGVVKETNEGVIVRGAAMICTAGPYAEMLWYLPNIRRDSDPRYAIFFSIPGNSKGVKFITRRGFYPRENLGEFEYPISSRFEESDAILVLDNVLIPWDRIIFYKKPEEIEGFMWHTVQLRTWFNWHFAIQHYSRLKFYAGLAMAIAESVGINNFINVQEKLGEILIYLTLNEAALIAAEENGEYLPNIYRPNPYISITASHFNMRALPRVDEILRLISAGSSIPIPAGIRDFENPEERAMLEKYLASKGLPALERVKLFNLLWDVIGSESGMRYEQYDRFSRGDPTIRWAQMYTEVFKDRKREYVKLVRDIMDQMPNPKA, encoded by the coding sequence ATGATTAGAAGGGGAGAAGAATATATTAAAAGTTTGAAGGAAGGAAATCACGGAGAAGTTTACTATAATGGCGAAAAAGTTGAAGATATAGTAAACCATCACGCATTTAAAATACCTATTAAGACAGTAGCCAAATACTATGATCTACATTGGGAAGACGAAGCTTTAAGAGTCTACAACAGGGATGTCGGTGAAGACACAAGTATATCATTCTTCAGACCCAGGTCAAAAGAAGACCTAAAGAAAATGAGGGTAGGTTTAAACAGGATTTATGACAACTATTATGGCTTTTTCGGAAGGAGTCCAGACTATCTCAATATATGGAGTATGGTATTTTATGCACATGCAGAGGATTACTTTGGTAAAGTATTTGGAAGTAAAATAATGGAGAATGTGATAAATATTTATAAAGAAGCCACTAAGAAAGACCTATTCTATACTCACGCTATTGTAGCCCCTATGTACGACAGATCAAGACCACCATCTCAGTGGGAGGATCCATATATTCAGATAGGTGTTGTCAAGGAAACTAATGAGGGAGTTATAGTTAGAGGTGCAGCAATGATATGTACTGCGGGACCTTATGCTGAGATGTTGTGGTATTTGCCTAACATAAGGAGAGATAGTGATCCCAGATATGCGATATTCTTCTCTATACCAGGAAATTCAAAGGGTGTAAAATTCATAACAAGAAGAGGCTTCTATCCGAGGGAGAATCTAGGCGAATTCGAGTATCCAATATCGTCACGATTTGAAGAATCTGATGCAATATTAGTTTTAGATAATGTTCTAATTCCATGGGATAGAATAATATTTTACAAGAAGCCTGAAGAAATTGAAGGATTTATGTGGCATACTGTTCAGCTAAGGACATGGTTTAATTGGCATTTTGCCATTCAACACTACTCGAGATTGAAGTTTTACGCTGGGTTAGCCATGGCTATTGCAGAATCAGTTGGTATCAATAACTTCATTAATGTCCAAGAAAAATTGGGAGAAATACTGATTTACCTCACTTTGAATGAGGCAGCATTAATAGCAGCTGAGGAAAATGGAGAATACTTACCAAACATATATAGACCCAATCCTTATATCTCCATCACAGCTAGTCATTTCAACATGAGGGCTTTACCTAGAGTTGACGAAATCCTTAGGCTCATTTCAGCTGGTTCATCTATACCCATACCCGCAGGTATAAGGGATTTTGAGAACCCTGAGGAAAGGGCGATGCTTGAGAAATACCTTGCATCAAAGGGTCTACCAGCTCTTGAAAGAGTAAAACTATTCAATCTATTGTGGGATGTTATAGGCTCTGAGAGTGGTATGAGATACGAACAATATGATAGGTTTAGTAGAGGAGATCCCACAATAAGATGGGCTCAAATGTACACTGAAGTGTTTAAGGATAGGAAAAGAGAATATGTGAAATTGGTAAGGGATATCATGGATCAGATGCCTAATCCTAAGGCGTAA
- a CDS encoding ferritin family protein — MSKENKYESINFEESPTYPEYNIYPPIWDFDNERAWQLYRRAKKEQWDEDNIDWRRVKEWMSGLDRKQRLAIAYWYGLLSNFDHATPVFAYAVVKSFEHHLDTAVRGILTTITWDENRHNLVCGLAIKNAMEGFPLNFKPQDDLEKKAMLNVQWVWWNGSRYWKAYLDAYKKYALDVLFTSFMMGEAAATTVFTSMGKNAKNEEFSKIFKNTAVDETRHYAFTHLIMTQNAPNMNEDRKKLVTKQIRAGFVFLSLITYKPPKEFWKLPPWFLEVHQRMEDLARDAGFYIPTEKEKEEAWKDAVLRVGASLKRYGIKLPDMPELGISGEEVKDISEDDFIPVF; from the coding sequence ATGAGTAAGGAGAATAAGTATGAATCAATAAATTTTGAAGAGTCACCCACTTACCCTGAATATAATATATATCCACCAATATGGGATTTCGATAACGAGAGAGCATGGCAACTATATAGAAGGGCTAAAAAAGAGCAGTGGGACGAAGATAACATTGATTGGAGGAGAGTAAAGGAGTGGATGTCTGGATTAGACAGGAAACAGAGACTGGCTATAGCCTATTGGTATGGTCTTTTATCAAACTTCGATCATGCAACCCCTGTATTCGCTTATGCAGTAGTAAAGTCATTTGAGCACCATTTGGATACTGCAGTCAGAGGAATACTTACAACTATAACCTGGGACGAAAATAGGCATAACTTAGTTTGCGGACTAGCTATAAAGAATGCAATGGAGGGTTTCCCATTGAATTTCAAACCTCAAGATGATCTCGAGAAGAAGGCAATGTTAAATGTTCAGTGGGTTTGGTGGAACGGATCAAGATATTGGAAAGCTTACTTAGACGCTTACAAGAAATACGCTCTTGATGTATTATTCACGTCATTTATGATGGGAGAAGCAGCAGCCACAACAGTGTTCACTAGCATGGGAAAGAATGCTAAGAATGAAGAATTTTCAAAGATTTTTAAGAATACAGCTGTTGACGAGACACGTCACTATGCCTTTACCCATTTGATTATGACCCAGAATGCCCCTAATATGAACGAAGATAGGAAAAAACTGGTCACGAAGCAAATTAGGGCTGGCTTTGTGTTCCTATCACTAATCACTTACAAACCCCCTAAGGAATTTTGGAAATTACCTCCTTGGTTCCTGGAAGTCCATCAGAGAATGGAAGATCTAGCTAGAGATGCAGGCTTCTATATTCCCACAGAGAAGGAAAAGGAGGAGGCATGGAAGGATGCTGTGCTTAGAGTAGGCGCTTCCTTGAAGAGATATGGGATAAAATTACCTGATATGCCTGAACTTGGTATAAGTGGAGAGGAAGTAAAGGATATAAGCGAGGACGACTTCATTCCAGTGTTCTAA
- a CDS encoding fumarylacetoacetate hydrolase family protein, giving the protein MKLVFFEYQGKVRLGEVIGNDIIEMESVNKEPKGGSYDIRSVKILPVQTASIFCVLVNSYKMLGASSKQEGKEMLGTPKFFIKLPSIVVGNGDIVYAPKSGIRPEVEIGIIIKEKLRNINSGKIQDYILGYTVFNDVTAPGEASKDWYYARRRDPNDGVVKRMIVRGAHFRNKNRDTFAVLGSIITTPDEVKLDRLRMMSIYDNKVIQDSTTDEFIFSPEEIIRELSTILTIPQLSVITTGTVGYSGAEDTSEYKLEAKSTTMEVHVERIGSLVNPVKVI; this is encoded by the coding sequence ATGAAATTAGTTTTCTTTGAGTATCAGGGAAAGGTAAGATTGGGAGAAGTTATAGGAAATGATATTATCGAAATGGAGAGTGTTAATAAAGAGCCTAAAGGTGGAAGTTATGATATTCGATCTGTAAAGATTCTTCCTGTCCAAACTGCTTCAATTTTCTGTGTCTTGGTCAACTCTTATAAAATGCTGGGTGCCTCGAGTAAACAGGAAGGAAAAGAGATGCTGGGAACTCCTAAATTTTTCATTAAGCTCCCCTCTATCGTAGTTGGAAACGGAGATATAGTCTATGCCCCTAAGAGTGGTATTAGACCTGAGGTGGAAATAGGTATAATTATTAAGGAAAAATTGAGGAACATAAATTCTGGAAAAATACAAGATTACATCCTAGGTTACACTGTATTTAATGACGTTACGGCTCCGGGTGAGGCTAGTAAGGATTGGTATTATGCGAGGAGGAGGGATCCTAATGATGGAGTAGTGAAACGAATGATTGTGAGGGGTGCTCATTTTAGGAATAAGAATAGGGATACGTTCGCAGTTTTAGGTTCTATTATAACTACTCCAGATGAGGTTAAGTTGGACAGACTTAGGATGATGAGCATTTATGATAATAAGGTAATTCAAGACAGTACAACTGATGAGTTCATATTTTCTCCCGAGGAGATTATAAGGGAGCTCTCCACCATACTCACAATACCCCAATTAAGTGTTATAACAACTGGAACCGTAGGGTATTCTGGCGCTGAAGATACATCTGAATACAAACTTGAGGCTAAAAGTACTACTATGGAAGTTCACGTAGAGAGAATAGGTTCCCTAGTTAATCCTGTTAAAGTTATATAA
- a CDS encoding AMP-binding protein gives MSWVPGKEWIEKSNVYQYMISRNIPDLEKFLEFTYNEAFWDDFVKNVLSLKFEKPYTKTLDLSKGKQWAKWFVDGKINIADQLEESSKPLVRWMNERGESKTLTYNQVLYESKAVSSWLKRRYKKGDRIGIYLPMIPEIIPIFLGIIRAGMIVVPLFSGFGKEPIRVRLEDSEMKAIFTTDLTTRKDKEINPTENLEDFQVDKIVVERGGKAKVNYISYDEVKKTAGDGLEKTESEDPLMIIYTSGTTGKPKGCVHVHMGFPIKAAADIYFQFDMKNGELLTWITDLGWMMGPWLIFGGILLRGQIGLYEGYPGFDQISHFTEDFKPGILGLSASLVRSFKGREGKLQVRLAGNTGEPIDPESWNYLYRLIDHNPIINYSGGTEISGGILGNYVIKEIKASSFNGPSPGTKADVFDESGKRASPNTEGELVVLSVWPGMTRGFWRDEKRYLETYWSRWDNVWVHGDLAYYDSHGYFYIVGRSDDTIKVSGKRVGPAEIESVINAHQKVLESACVGIPDPLKGEKIICFTVTKEEINENELINFAQDKLGKAFSPDRIFLVKELPKTRNAKIMRRLLRAIILDKPLGDISSLENPSAVEEIRKVVKG, from the coding sequence ATGAGCTGGGTTCCAGGCAAAGAGTGGATTGAAAAAAGCAATGTTTATCAATACATGATTTCCAGGAATATTCCCGATTTAGAGAAATTCCTTGAGTTCACATACAATGAGGCTTTTTGGGATGATTTTGTAAAAAACGTATTGAGTTTAAAATTTGAAAAACCCTATACGAAAACATTAGACCTAAGCAAAGGTAAACAATGGGCTAAATGGTTTGTAGACGGGAAAATTAATATCGCGGATCAGCTAGAGGAAAGTTCAAAACCCTTGGTAAGGTGGATGAACGAAAGAGGTGAAAGTAAGACATTAACGTACAATCAAGTATTATATGAATCAAAGGCTGTTTCCTCATGGCTCAAAAGAAGATATAAAAAGGGAGATAGAATTGGCATATATTTACCAATGATACCTGAAATAATTCCCATTTTCTTAGGGATTATCAGGGCAGGAATGATCGTAGTCCCACTTTTCTCAGGTTTTGGAAAGGAACCAATAAGAGTAAGACTTGAAGACAGTGAAATGAAAGCTATATTCACTACAGATCTAACCACAAGAAAAGATAAAGAAATAAATCCGACTGAAAACCTAGAGGACTTTCAAGTAGATAAAATAGTAGTAGAAAGGGGAGGTAAGGCAAAGGTAAACTACATTTCGTATGATGAAGTTAAAAAGACAGCTGGTGATGGCTTAGAGAAGACCGAATCTGAGGATCCTCTAATGATAATTTACACTAGTGGTACGACTGGAAAACCTAAAGGCTGTGTTCACGTACATATGGGATTTCCAATAAAGGCTGCAGCTGATATCTATTTCCAGTTCGATATGAAGAATGGTGAATTACTTACATGGATCACTGACCTAGGGTGGATGATGGGACCATGGTTAATATTTGGTGGAATACTCTTACGTGGTCAAATAGGTCTATATGAAGGCTATCCAGGATTTGACCAAATTTCACATTTCACTGAAGATTTTAAACCCGGTATTTTAGGACTTTCAGCTAGCCTTGTTAGATCATTTAAAGGAAGGGAAGGAAAGCTTCAAGTTAGACTTGCAGGAAATACTGGAGAGCCTATAGATCCAGAGAGCTGGAATTACCTGTATAGACTTATCGACCATAACCCAATAATCAACTACTCAGGAGGAACAGAAATTTCAGGTGGAATATTGGGAAACTACGTGATAAAGGAAATCAAAGCGTCGTCGTTTAATGGTCCTTCTCCAGGTACAAAAGCTGATGTTTTCGATGAGTCTGGGAAAAGAGCATCGCCAAATACTGAGGGGGAGTTAGTGGTTCTGTCTGTTTGGCCAGGGATGACGAGAGGATTCTGGAGAGATGAGAAGAGATATTTAGAGACATATTGGAGCAGATGGGACAATGTTTGGGTTCATGGTGACTTGGCTTACTACGACAGCCATGGATATTTTTACATTGTAGGTAGAAGCGATGATACAATAAAAGTTTCGGGAAAAAGAGTGGGTCCTGCTGAAATAGAGTCTGTGATCAATGCCCACCAGAAGGTGTTAGAATCAGCCTGTGTTGGGATCCCTGATCCATTGAAAGGAGAGAAAATAATCTGCTTTACGGTAACTAAGGAAGAGATTAATGAGAACGAGTTAATCAACTTCGCTCAGGATAAACTAGGAAAAGCCTTTTCTCCAGACCGAATATTTCTTGTTAAGGAACTGCCTAAGACTAGAAATGCAAAGATTATGAGAAGGCTACTGAGGGCTATAATTCTCGATAAGCCACTAGGAGATATATCGTCATTAGAAAACCCAAGTGCAGTTGAGGAAATCAGGAAAGTAGTTAAAGGCTAA
- a CDS encoding NAD(P)-binding protein, with protein sequence MRLLEPFKIADVELKNRVVMSPMITNFGTPEGYPTETHIRYFVRRSSLGLLITEYTYVNKTDARGSPNELGLYTDEFIPKFARLTEAVHNHDTKIFVQLVHVGRKTRKALIWGNSPVAPSNIPLIDPVREMTKDDINRVIDDFVKAAERAEKSGFDGIELHGAHGYLIAQFLSPATNKREDEYRDGVKFLEEIIKEVKRVVSIPVGLRISATEFDPQGLNPETVGKIAKRVENLLDYLHLSAGRDGPLGGSSSFYYKEPSYLEEAKVIRNQFGKTLLVAGSILTVDDAEKVLEFADAAVLARQILADPDWLIKVKDGGNIRPCIRCNQLCRLMATREVRCDVNPELGWEPVELRKGEGEVNIVGGGVTGLEMARVLAKRGFEVKLYEKDSKLGGQLNEYKDPFKKASFIKLLEYYEKELKRLGVKVYLNSYIKSIDGHTIFAVPSQRQPIYQEYKGEVILVDSNLYAYQDYIFEWAKQNEVYITRNLFKGLDRNRGYLLEEKYKEIGVREWDNRTKPTVHIHDVRNSQQSIGQSISKAFWYAVEYDNSRK encoded by the coding sequence GTGAGACTTTTAGAACCCTTCAAAATAGCAGATGTTGAGCTAAAGAACAGGGTAGTAATGTCACCAATGATAACAAATTTCGGTACACCTGAGGGATATCCAACAGAGACTCACATAAGATACTTTGTCAGGAGATCTTCACTTGGACTACTGATAACTGAGTACACATACGTGAATAAAACAGACGCTAGAGGTTCACCCAATGAATTAGGACTATATACAGACGAATTTATTCCGAAATTCGCAAGACTGACAGAGGCAGTTCACAATCATGATACTAAGATATTTGTACAATTAGTCCACGTGGGAAGAAAGACTAGGAAAGCCTTAATATGGGGTAATAGTCCAGTTGCACCTTCCAACATACCATTAATTGATCCCGTAAGGGAAATGACAAAAGACGACATAAACAGAGTTATAGATGACTTCGTAAAGGCTGCAGAGAGAGCTGAAAAGAGCGGTTTCGATGGGATAGAACTACACGGAGCCCATGGATATCTAATTGCACAATTCCTCTCTCCGGCTACAAATAAAAGGGAAGATGAATACAGGGATGGAGTGAAATTTCTGGAGGAGATAATTAAGGAAGTTAAAAGAGTTGTTTCGATACCTGTAGGATTGAGAATTTCAGCAACTGAGTTCGATCCTCAAGGATTAAATCCTGAGACTGTTGGAAAGATCGCCAAGAGAGTTGAGAATTTATTAGATTATCTTCACTTGTCTGCGGGAAGGGACGGACCGTTAGGGGGCTCATCTTCATTTTATTATAAGGAGCCAAGCTATCTTGAAGAGGCTAAAGTAATCAGAAATCAGTTCGGAAAAACACTATTGGTTGCCGGTTCAATCCTGACAGTTGATGATGCAGAAAAAGTACTAGAGTTCGCAGATGCAGCAGTGTTAGCTAGACAAATTCTTGCTGATCCAGATTGGCTAATAAAGGTAAAGGATGGTGGAAACATAAGACCTTGTATAAGATGTAACCAGCTATGCAGGCTAATGGCTACGAGAGAAGTGAGATGCGACGTAAACCCTGAACTCGGTTGGGAACCTGTGGAGTTGAGAAAAGGGGAAGGAGAAGTGAACATAGTGGGTGGAGGAGTTACAGGACTAGAGATGGCGAGAGTTTTAGCGAAAAGAGGTTTTGAGGTTAAACTATATGAAAAAGATAGCAAATTAGGTGGGCAACTCAACGAATATAAAGATCCTTTCAAGAAAGCCTCCTTCATAAAGCTATTAGAATACTATGAGAAAGAACTAAAGAGGTTAGGAGTAAAAGTTTATCTCAACTCTTACATTAAATCCATTGATGGTCATACGATATTTGCGGTACCCTCTCAAAGGCAACCTATATATCAAGAGTATAAGGGAGAAGTAATATTAGTGGACTCCAATTTGTACGCCTATCAAGACTACATATTTGAGTGGGCAAAGCAAAACGAGGTCTATATTACAAGGAATTTATTCAAGGGGCTCGATAGAAATCGTGGTTATTTATTGGAAGAGAAATACAAAGAAATAGGAGTGAGGGAATGGGATAACAGAACTAAGCCAACAGTTCACATCCATGATGTAAGAAATAGTCAACAGTCCATAGGTCAATCCATATCTAAAGCATTCTGGTATGCTGTGGAATACGATAACAGTAGAAAGTAA
- the hpaD gene encoding 3,4-dihydroxyphenylacetate 2,3-dioxygenase — protein MSEVLRLSHVCVRVIDMDKSLFFYRDLLGFHETEKNGDYVYLRGYEEGQHHSLVLKRAESPGLSYIAFRVRNVDKMREKLEASGLKTRKFEEKGVDNAIIFSDTGGMPTVFYENMEYVDDIRMKFHIHKGVSPIRLAHVNLMVDSNVFENEIKFYQSLGFYETEIFLDKEGKKMVSWLTKSGDSHNLAISKSSRKTPGFHHFTYYVHDLRDVIRAADIMASAELWDYIERGPGRHGVTQGVYIYLRDPNGGRLEFFTGDYVVLDPDKWKPVVWTYEQFRYRSDYWSRPIPESWLNEWIPVEDPFTGNLRGWNT, from the coding sequence ATGAGCGAAGTACTCCGCCTATCGCATGTTTGTGTCAGAGTAATAGATATGGACAAGTCTCTTTTCTTTTACAGGGATCTACTGGGTTTTCATGAAACAGAAAAGAATGGTGATTATGTGTATCTGAGGGGATACGAGGAAGGACAGCATCATAGTTTGGTACTCAAGAGGGCAGAGTCACCTGGGTTATCCTATATAGCCTTTAGGGTCAGAAACGTGGATAAGATGAGGGAAAAGCTTGAGGCTAGTGGGCTTAAGACGAGAAAATTCGAGGAAAAAGGAGTGGATAACGCAATAATCTTTTCTGACACTGGTGGAATGCCTACAGTATTCTATGAGAATATGGAGTACGTTGATGACATTAGAATGAAGTTTCATATACATAAGGGAGTTTCACCCATAAGATTAGCTCACGTAAATCTCATGGTGGATTCCAATGTTTTTGAGAACGAAATAAAATTCTACCAGAGTTTAGGGTTTTATGAAACTGAAATTTTTCTAGATAAGGAAGGAAAGAAGATGGTCTCCTGGCTAACTAAGTCTGGTGACTCTCATAATCTAGCTATATCCAAATCATCAAGAAAAACACCCGGTTTTCATCATTTTACATATTACGTCCACGATTTAAGGGACGTTATAAGAGCTGCAGATATAATGGCTTCAGCAGAGCTATGGGACTATATAGAGAGAGGTCCTGGAAGGCATGGTGTTACCCAAGGAGTATACATTTACCTGAGAGATCCGAATGGTGGAAGACTAGAGTTCTTCACGGGTGATTATGTAGTCCTAGACCCAGATAAGTGGAAACCAGTAGTTTGGACTTATGAACAATTTAGATATAGGAGTGATTACTGGTCAAGACCTATACCCGAGTCTTGGTTAAATGAATGGATTCCCGTAGAGGATCCCTTTACGGGTAATTTAAGGGGGTGGAATACATGA
- a CDS encoding helix-turn-helix domain-containing protein produces the protein MKKHLNRVKVLIAHDKCWTSSVDLSGYTINYHVYPEKGYLRARVIFPSSKKNELSKMKRAKDKGILRVLQVNQFDSDIYVDFLNTYRNSIAGLLYDYETLFLRNELKEEKELWDFITTSTAVNEIVDQLKSYGELIEVKVDQVDDMFFPYLSPSQVRVLKAAFEYGYLDYPREANADILAEKLNISKVTFLYHLRSAEKKLVEFYLTHLT, from the coding sequence ATGAAGAAGCATTTAAACAGAGTTAAAGTTTTGATAGCCCATGATAAGTGTTGGACTTCATCTGTTGACCTCAGTGGTTATACTATTAATTATCATGTTTATCCTGAGAAGGGGTACTTGAGGGCTAGAGTTATTTTCCCCTCCTCAAAGAAAAATGAGTTAAGTAAAATGAAAAGAGCAAAGGATAAAGGAATACTAAGGGTATTGCAAGTTAACCAATTTGATTCTGATATCTATGTAGATTTCCTTAACACTTATAGGAATTCTATAGCAGGTCTACTTTACGATTATGAGACTCTATTCCTGAGAAACGAGCTTAAGGAAGAGAAAGAGCTATGGGACTTCATAACTACAAGTACTGCAGTTAATGAGATAGTGGATCAACTTAAGAGTTATGGAGAGCTAATTGAGGTAAAAGTGGATCAAGTAGATGACATGTTCTTCCCGTATCTATCCCCATCACAAGTAAGAGTATTGAAAGCTGCCTTCGAGTACGGATATTTAGATTACCCTAGGGAAGCCAATGCCGATATACTTGCAGAAAAGCTAAACATAAGTAAGGTGACGTTTTTATACCACCTGAGGTCAGCTGAAAAGAAATTAGTTGAGTTTTACTTGACTCATTTAACCTAG
- a CDS encoding 4a-hydroxytetrahydrobiopterin dehydratase — MKLDENEIKRRLGEIEGWSYENNKLKKTFKFKNFYESVEFVRKIQPIADEMDHHPDLCVYYNRVVLELSTHSEGGVTEKDFELAKKINKIQ, encoded by the coding sequence ATGAAACTGGATGAAAATGAAATAAAAAGGAGATTAGGGGAAATCGAGGGATGGAGTTATGAAAATAATAAACTTAAGAAGACATTCAAGTTTAAGAATTTCTACGAGTCTGTGGAATTTGTAAGGAAGATACAACCTATTGCAGATGAGATGGACCATCACCCTGACCTATGTGTGTATTATAATAGGGTTGTACTAGAGCTTTCGACTCACAGTGAGGGTGGAGTTACAGAAAAAGATTTTGAATTAGCTAAGAAAATAAATAAAATTCAATGA